A stretch of the Lactuca sativa cultivar Salinas chromosome 9, Lsat_Salinas_v11, whole genome shotgun sequence genome encodes the following:
- the LOC111885366 gene encoding transcription factor MYB4 produces MVRAPCVDKNGIKKGAWSEEEDNQLRAYVQRYGHWNWRELPKYAGLARCGKSCRLRWMNYLRPTVKRGNFSKEEEDLIDKYHREMGNKWSAIAAKLPGRSDNEIKNHWHTHLKKRTSKHNQDFSKKEEESSSIEQIMQFTGQPPSFISNESIASHRLSNESLVSERLFDDTSSHSSRIENRLLIDLNQEYVLEEE; encoded by the exons ATGGTGAGAGCACCTTGCGTTGACAAAAATGGTATCAAGAAAGGAGCTTGGAGCGAAGAAGAAGATAACCAATTACGAGCTTACGTTCAACGTTATGGCCATTGGAATTGGCGTGAACTTCCCAAATATGCAG ggtTAGCTAGATGTGGCAAGAGTTGTAGATTGCGTTGGATGAATTATCTTCGACCAACTGTGAAACGTGGAAATTTtagtaaagaagaagaagatctcaTCGACAAGTATCATAGAGAAATGGGAAACAA GTGGTCAGCCATAGCTGCAAAATTACCAGGAAGAAGTGATAACGAGATCAAAAACCATTGGCACACACACCTGAAAAAACGCACTTCTAAACACAATCAAGATTTCtccaaaaaagaagaagaaagttcTTCAATTGAACAGATTATGCAATTTACAGGTCAACCTCCAAGCTTTATTTCCAATGAGTCAATAGCATCTCACAGATTATCAAACGAGTCATTGGTATCCGAAAGACTTTTTGATGACACATCATCACATTCTTCACGTATAGAGAATCGATTACTGATAGATTTAAATCAAGAATATGTTTTAGAGGAGGAATGA
- the LOC111885365 gene encoding beta-fructofuranosidase, soluble isoenzyme I codes for MDSSTTPLIDRDDLERRQYSTGSPADGSSIVKVLAGFFVSMLVLSSMVAVMYNQLQRPQGGRQSTTATTTSASPGIEEKPSSRGVGWPENMVGGDDSIEWQRSAYHFQPDKNFISDPDGPLYHMGWYHLFYQYNPDSAIWGNITWGHAVSKDLINWFHLPLAMVPDHWYDIQGVMTGSATILPDGQIIMLYSGNAFDLSQLQCLAYPLNSSDPLLLDWIKYSGNPILFPPPGVGLKDFRDPSTLWIGPDGKYRMVMGSKHNDTIGCALVYHTTNFTHFELLDDVLHSVPGTGMWECVDLYPVSTTDTNGLDMSDHGSGSGGVKYVLKQSGDEDRHDWYAIGSYDPVKDKWYPDDPEMDVGIGLRYDYGKFYASKTFYDPSKKRRVLWGYVGETDPQKDDLIKGWANILNIPRSVVLDTKTQRNLIQWPVEEVETLRSKKHNEFKDVELQPGSLIPLDIGSATQLDITASFEVDSAMLGATLEADVLFNCTTSDGSAARGVLGPFGLVVLADASLTEQTPVYFYIAKNIDGTSRTYFCADESRSSKLLDVGKMVYGSSVPVLHGENYNMRLLVDHSIVESFAQEGRIVITSRVYPTKAIYESAKVFLFNNATGINVKASLKIWKMGGAQLNPFSLFK; via the exons ATGGATTCTTCCACGACGCCTCTCATTGATCGGGACGACCTAGAACGCCGGCAATATTCCACCGGATCTCCGGCGGATGGATCTTCCATCGTTAAGGTCCTCGCCGGTTTTTTTGTCTCCATGCTAGTCCTTTCATCTATGGTTGCTGTAATGTACAACCAATTACAAAGACCACAAGGTGGCCGGCAGTCCACTACCGCCACAACCACGTCAGCATCGCCGGGAATTGAGGAGAAACCGTCGTCAAGAGGGGTGGGGTGGCCGGAGAATATGGTTGGTGGTGATGATAGCATAGAATGGCAACGATCTGCTTACCATTTTCAACCCGATAAGAATTTCATCAGCG ACCCTGATG GTCCATTATACCACATGGGTTGGTACCATTTATTCTACCAGTACAACCCGGATTCCGCCATTTGGGGCAACATCACATGGGGCCACGCCGTCTCCAAAGACCTAATCAACTGGTTCCACCTCCCTCTCGCCATGGTTCCCGATCACTGGTACGACATCCAAGGCGTCATGACCGGCTCCGCCACCATCCTCCCCGACGGCCAAATCATCATGCTCTACAGTGGCAACGCCTTCGATCTCTCCCAGCTTCAATGTCTCGCATACCCCCTCAACTCTTCCGATCCCCTCCTCCTCGATTGGATCAAATACTCCGGCAACCCCATCCTCTTCCCCCCTCCCGGCGTCGGCCTCAAAGATTTCCGGGACCCTTCCACTCTCTGGATCGGACCCGACGGCAAGTACCGAATGGTGATGGGATCGAAACATAATGATACGATCGGGTGTGCTCTCGTCTACCACACCACCAATTTCACACACTTTGAGTTGTTGGATGATGTTTTGCATTCGGTTCCGGGTACGGGTATGTGGGAGTGTGTGGATCTTTACCCGGTATCCACTACCGATACGAATGGGTTGGATATGTCGGATCATGGGTCGGGTTCGGGTGGTGTTAAGTATGTGTTGAAGCAAAGTGGAGATGAAGATAGACATGATTGGTATGCGATCGGGTCGTATGACCCGGTGAAGGATAAATGGTACCCGGATGATCCGGAAATGGATGTGGGTATCGGGTTGAGATATGATTATGGAAAGTTTTATGCTTCGAAGACGTTTTATGACCCGAGTAAGAAGAGACGGGTTCTTTGGGGATATGTTGGTGAAACGGATCCTCAAAAAGATGACCTTATTAAAGGATGGGCAAATATTTTG AACATTCCAAGATCCGTAGTATTGGACACTAAGACACAAAGAAATTTGATTCAATGGCCGGTTGAGGAAGTTGAAACTTTGAGATCTAAAAAGCACAACGAATTTAAAGACGTGGAGTTGCAGCCTGGATCACTCATACCACTTGATATAGGTTCCGCCACACAG TTGGACATAACTGCCTCATTCGAGGTAGACAGTGCGATGTTGGGTGCAACCCTAGAAGCCGATGTTTTGTTCAACTGCACCACAAGTGATGGTTCAGCCGCAAGGGGTGTTTTGGGACCGTTTGGGCTCGTGGTCCTAGCCGATGCATCACTAACCGAGCAAACTCCAGTGTATTTCTATATTGCAAAAAACATTGATGGCACCTCGAGAACTTATTTTTGTGCTGATGAATCAAG ATCATCAAAGCTTTTAGATGTGGGCAAAATGGTGTATGGAAGTAGTGTTCCTGTCCTTCATGGTGAAAACTACAACATGAGGTTATTG GTGGATCATTCAATAGTAGAAAGCTTTGCACAAGAAGGAAGAATAGTGATAACATCAAGAGTGTATCCTACAAAGGCAATCTATGAATCAGCCAAAGTATTCTTGTTCAACAATGCAACTGGCATCAATGTTAAGGCATCTCTCAAGATTTGGAAGATGGGTGGGGCACAATTAAACCCTTTTTCCCTCTTTAAATAG